A region of Gammaproteobacteria bacterium DNA encodes the following proteins:
- the preA gene encoding NAD-dependent dihydropyrimidine dehydrogenase subunit PreA, with protein sequence MADLGCKFLGIPSPNPFWLASAPPTDKAYNVTRAFEAGWGGAVWKTLGVDPPIVNVSGPRYGAIHSNERRVIGFNNVELITDRPLQTNLDEMRQIKRDWPDRALVASVMLPMEEKYWAEYMPRIEDTGVDAFELNFGCPHGMSERGMGAAVGQVPEYIQLATEWGKRYARVPVIIKLTPNVTNILPPAKAARDGGADAVSLINTLNSIMRVNYDTLTMYPATDGKGSHGGYCGPAVKPIALHMVAEIARNKETAGLPVSGIGGITDWRDAVDFIALGASNVQVCTAAMVYGFKVIDDLVDGLSNFLDEKGMKSVDELVGRAVPSVTDWQFLNLNHVEKAYIDQDLCIKCGRCHIACEDTAHQAITTQVNGERHFEVIDEECVGCNLCVSVCPVENCITMRPLTSGVDPRTGEPIVDEPADWTTHPNNPMRKDA encoded by the coding sequence ATGGCTGACCTGGGCTGCAAATTTCTCGGCATACCTTCGCCGAACCCGTTCTGGCTCGCATCGGCGCCGCCGACCGACAAGGCTTACAACGTTACCCGGGCCTTTGAGGCCGGCTGGGGTGGCGCGGTGTGGAAGACCCTTGGCGTCGATCCACCGATTGTGAATGTTAGCGGCCCGCGCTACGGCGCAATCCACAGCAACGAGCGTCGCGTAATAGGGTTCAACAACGTCGAGCTGATTACCGACCGCCCGCTGCAGACAAACCTGGATGAAATGCGCCAGATCAAACGCGACTGGCCGGACCGCGCGCTGGTGGCATCGGTGATGCTGCCGATGGAAGAAAAATACTGGGCCGAATACATGCCGCGTATCGAAGATACCGGTGTTGATGCTTTTGAGCTCAATTTCGGCTGCCCGCACGGAATGTCAGAACGCGGTATGGGTGCGGCCGTGGGCCAGGTGCCGGAATACATCCAGCTCGCCACTGAATGGGGCAAGCGTTACGCCCGGGTGCCGGTCATTATCAAGCTCACGCCAAACGTCACCAACATCCTGCCGCCGGCGAAGGCGGCGCGCGATGGCGGCGCGGATGCAGTTTCGTTAATCAATACGCTCAACAGCATCATGCGGGTCAACTACGACACGCTCACCATGTACCCGGCCACCGACGGCAAGGGTTCGCACGGCGGTTACTGCGGCCCGGCGGTCAAACCGATTGCGCTGCACATGGTGGCCGAGATCGCGCGCAACAAGGAAACCGCCGGCTTGCCGGTGTCGGGCATTGGCGGAATCACCGACTGGCGTGACGCGGTCGATTTTATCGCGCTGGGCGCCAGCAACGTGCAGGTATGCACGGCGGCGATGGTGTACGGCTTCAAGGTGATCGACGATCTGGTCGATGGATTGAGCAATTTCCTCGACGAAAAAGGCATGAAGAGCGTCGACGAGCTGGTCGGTCGCGCCGTTCCCAGCGTTACCGACTGGCAGTTTCTCAACCTCAACCACGTCGAGAAGGCATACATCGATCAGGACCTGTGCATCAAGTGCGGCCGCTGTCATATCGCCTGTGAGGACACTGCGCACCAGGCAATCACCACGCAGGTTAATGGCGAACGGCACTTCGAGGTTATCGACGAAGAGTGTGTCGGGTGCAACCTGTGCGTCAGTGTCTGCCCGGTCGAAAACTGCATCACCATGCGGCCGCTGACCAGCGGCGTCGATCCGCGCACCGGTGAACCGATCGTTGACGAACCGGCCGACTGGACCACGCATCCAAATAACCCCATGCGCAAGGACGCGTGA
- a CDS encoding nucleoside deaminase: MLAVAVDEARAGLAEGGIPIGAALFDQSGQLLGRGHNRRVQEDDPSIHGETDAFRKAGRQTSYRDTIMVTTLAPCWYCSGLVRQFNIPTVVVGESVNFSGGIDWLRESGVEVIDLASSECIELLGDYIRANPAIWNEDIGE; this comes from the coding sequence ATGCTGGCGGTTGCCGTCGACGAGGCCCGTGCCGGTCTGGCCGAGGGCGGCATACCCATTGGCGCGGCGTTGTTCGACCAGTCCGGGCAACTGCTGGGGCGCGGGCATAACCGGCGCGTGCAGGAAGACGATCCCTCTATACATGGCGAGACCGATGCGTTTCGCAAGGCCGGTCGCCAGACCAGCTACCGTGACACCATCATGGTCACCACGCTGGCACCCTGCTGGTACTGCAGCGGGCTGGTGCGGCAGTTCAACATTCCAACCGTCGTGGTTGGCGAGTCGGTGAATTTCAGCGGTGGAATCGACTGGCTGCGTGAATCCGGCGTCGAGGTTATCGACCTGGCGTCATCTGAATGCATCGAGCTGCTCGGCGACTACATCCGTGCCAACCCGGCGATCTGGAATGAAGATATAGGTGAATGA
- a CDS encoding c-type cytochrome: MRHSLVIPLFLLAACSTTTLDPLNDYESVQPATMMSAPEARRAAASGDASVRGRYLVELLGCSTCHTGGALVGQPRMDHWLAGSRIGIAYSNPLETDNPGVLFPSNLTSDKETGLGRWTDAEIAGAIRSGTGRHGRMAAPVMPWPAYARLSDPDVGAIVAYLRSLQPVANRVPASVAPGTATNEQYVHFGVYRSRR, encoded by the coding sequence ATGCGCCACAGTCTGGTGATCCCGCTGTTCCTGCTGGCAGCCTGCAGTACGACTACACTTGATCCGCTGAACGATTACGAAAGCGTGCAACCGGCGACAATGATGAGCGCACCCGAGGCTCGCCGCGCAGCGGCATCAGGCGATGCAAGCGTGCGTGGCCGCTACCTGGTCGAATTACTGGGTTGCAGCACCTGCCACACCGGCGGCGCGCTGGTCGGTCAACCGCGCATGGATCACTGGCTGGCAGGCTCACGTATCGGCATTGCGTATTCCAATCCGCTGGAAACCGACAACCCCGGTGTGCTGTTCCCGAGCAATCTCACGTCTGACAAAGAGACCGGGCTGGGGCGGTGGACCGACGCTGAAATTGCCGGCGCGATTCGCAGCGGCACCGGCCGTCACGGTCGGATGGCCGCACCGGTCATGCCGTGGCCGGCGTACGCGCGGCTGAGCGACCCCGATGTCGGCGCGATCGTGGCGTACCTGCGCAGTCTGCAACCCGTTGCCAACCGGGTTCCTGCATCAGTAGCGCCGGGCACCGCCACGAATGAGCAGTACGTACATTTCGGCGTCTACCGCAGCCGCCGCTAG
- a CDS encoding glycosyltransferase family 4 protein translates to MSATPYVAHLNLASGFRGGERQTLALIEALAGTLRQRAIVRRGGELAEQLADVDVELIAVSGTPISAVRATAGCDLLHVHEGRSVQTAALRRLVSRTPFIVTRRIPQRPSATALWCYRQAHTVVSVSAAIGKVLTACDKRIRPVTVPDCVPPLSADPAVAARLRGDTELVVGQCGELHDAHKGQRLTIEVARRMAETHPQVEFWLIGQGRDEQDLRAAAAGLQNVRFVGWTDNVADYYAAMDVMVYPSRYEGLGSAILEAMLFGVPVVAARVGGIPEIVVHEENGLLFAPGDADDFVTRLTALVENPALRERLGAAARQQAARHTPEVMAGQYRDIYAQILGHAA, encoded by the coding sequence ATGTCTGCCACGCCGTATGTTGCCCATCTGAATCTCGCGTCCGGCTTTCGCGGCGGTGAACGCCAGACGCTGGCGCTGATCGAGGCGCTGGCCGGGACATTGCGCCAGCGCGCTATCGTGCGTCGTGGCGGCGAACTGGCGGAGCAGCTTGCCGACGTGGATGTGGAGCTGATTGCGGTCAGCGGTACGCCGATAAGTGCGGTTCGCGCCACCGCCGGCTGCGACCTGCTGCACGTTCATGAAGGTCGCAGCGTGCAGACCGCAGCACTGCGCCGGTTGGTGTCGCGCACGCCTTTTATAGTCACCCGCAGGATTCCGCAGCGACCGTCGGCGACTGCATTGTGGTGCTACCGGCAGGCGCATACGGTGGTATCCGTTTCGGCGGCGATCGGCAAAGTTCTCACTGCCTGCGATAAGCGCATTCGGCCGGTAACGGTGCCCGACTGCGTGCCGCCTCTCAGTGCAGACCCGGCAGTAGCCGCGCGCTTGCGGGGCGACACCGAACTGGTGGTCGGGCAATGTGGTGAACTACACGATGCACACAAAGGGCAGCGACTCACGATCGAGGTCGCGCGTCGCATGGCCGAAACGCATCCGCAGGTTGAGTTCTGGCTGATCGGCCAGGGCCGCGATGAGCAGGACCTGCGCGCAGCCGCAGCCGGCCTGCAAAACGTGCGTTTCGTTGGCTGGACCGACAATGTTGCCGATTACTATGCCGCGATGGACGTAATGGTTTATCCGTCGCGTTACGAGGGCCTGGGCTCGGCAATACTGGAGGCGATGTTATTCGGTGTTCCGGTTGTTGCCGCCCGGGTCGGCGGTATTCCCGAGATCGTGGTGCATGAAGAAAACGGACTGCTGTTTGCGCCAGGCGACGCCGACGATTTTGTGACCCGGCTGACGGCGCTTGTTGAAAACCCGGCATTGCGCGAACGGCTGGGTGCTGCGGCGCGCCAACAGGCGGCACGCCACACACCCGAGGTGATGGCCGGGCAATACCGGGACATCTACGCCCAAATCCTCGGTCATGCCGCGTGA
- a CDS encoding glycosyltransferase family 2 protein gives MTDNKPGLSGCIIAFNEEDRIADCLRSLSFCDEVVVVDSHSQDRTREVATELGARVIERDWPGHVRQKEFTIRQAQHDWVLCVDADERISGPLREEIEALRADGFGDRAGYRMPRCSQYLNRFLRHGSWYPDRQLRLFDRRRGYWGGNDPHDRVELEGPVSRLRGDLLHFPYRSFAEHLRTIDNYTTVMARGLTERGKRVGLRHLVLNPAWRFFRVYVIKHGFLDGWRGLVMAYLEAYYTRLKYIKAFITQREE, from the coding sequence ATGACGGATAACAAGCCCGGGCTGAGTGGCTGCATCATTGCTTTCAATGAAGAAGATCGCATTGCCGACTGCCTGCGCTCGCTGAGTTTTTGCGATGAAGTTGTCGTGGTGGACTCACACTCGCAGGACCGTACCCGCGAAGTGGCCACCGAACTCGGCGCGCGCGTAATCGAACGCGACTGGCCCGGACATGTGCGGCAGAAAGAATTTACCATTCGCCAGGCACAACACGACTGGGTGTTGTGCGTCGATGCCGACGAGCGAATCAGTGGGCCGTTACGTGAGGAAATCGAGGCGCTGCGTGCTGACGGCTTTGGCGACCGTGCCGGCTACCGCATGCCGCGTTGTTCGCAATACCTGAACCGTTTTTTGCGGCATGGCTCGTGGTACCCGGACCGGCAACTGCGCCTGTTCGACCGGCGCCGCGGCTACTGGGGTGGTAACGATCCACATGACCGGGTCGAGCTGGAGGGTCCGGTGAGCCGGCTGCGCGGCGACCTGCTGCATTTTCCTTACCGCAGTTTCGCGGAGCACCTGCGTACGATCGATAATTACACAACCGTGATGGCGCGTGGCCTGACCGAGCGTGGCAAGCGTGTCGGGCTGCGTCATTTGGTGCTCAACCCGGCGTGGCGTTTTTTTCGGGTTTACGTGATCAAGCACGGCTTTCTCGACGGCTGGCGCGGCCTTGTGATGGCCTATCTCGAGGCCTATTACACGCGGTTGAAGTACATCAAGGCGTTTATTACACAACGCGAAGAATAA